One Ardenticatenales bacterium DNA segment encodes these proteins:
- the icd gene encoding isocitrate dehydrogenase (NADP(+)), which yields MAYSHIVVPNGEKITYTDGKLHVPDNPILAFIEGDGIGVDITPASIRVWDAAVAKAYGSRRKIAWMEIYAGEKAANLYAGNYMPEETFAAMREFAVGIKGPLTTPIGGGFRSLNVTLRQVLDLYACVRPVRYIPGTPSPMREPEKMNIVIFRENTEDVYSGVEWMAESDEAKAIIQFMNEKLGKHVRMDAAIGIKPVTAFGTKRLVRQAVQYAVDHHRGSVTLVHKGNIMKFTEGAFKNWGYELAQDEFGDVTITEDELWSAYDGKVPAGKIVIKDRIADNMLQQLLTRTNEYDVIATLNLNGDYMSDAAAAQVGGLGMAPGGNIGDGVALFEATHGTAPKYAGKDMVNPGSLILSGAMMLEYMGWQEAADLVIDGMTKAIQARTVTYDLHRQMEGATKVSTSGFADAIISHM from the coding sequence ATGGCGTATTCACACATCGTCGTTCCCAACGGCGAAAAAATCACGTATACCGACGGCAAGCTGCACGTTCCTGACAATCCTATCCTGGCCTTCATCGAAGGAGACGGAATTGGCGTAGACATTACGCCCGCTTCCATTCGCGTCTGGGATGCGGCGGTGGCGAAAGCGTATGGCAGCCGGCGTAAGATCGCCTGGATGGAAATTTACGCCGGCGAAAAGGCCGCCAACCTGTATGCCGGCAACTACATGCCCGAAGAAACCTTCGCGGCCATGCGGGAGTTCGCCGTGGGCATCAAAGGCCCGTTGACGACACCCATCGGCGGCGGCTTCCGTAGCCTGAACGTGACGCTGCGGCAAGTGCTGGACCTGTATGCGTGCGTGCGCCCGGTGCGCTACATTCCGGGCACGCCCAGCCCCATGCGCGAACCGGAGAAAATGAACATCGTTATTTTCCGTGAGAACACGGAAGATGTTTATTCGGGTGTTGAATGGATGGCGGAATCGGACGAGGCAAAGGCAATTATTCAGTTCATGAATGAGAAGCTGGGCAAGCATGTGCGCATGGATGCGGCCATTGGCATCAAGCCGGTGACGGCCTTTGGCACGAAGCGGCTGGTGCGCCAGGCGGTGCAGTACGCGGTAGACCATCACCGCGGTAGCGTGACGCTGGTGCATAAGGGCAATATCATGAAGTTTACGGAGGGGGCGTTTAAGAACTGGGGGTATGAGTTGGCGCAAGATGAGTTCGGCGACGTGACGATCACGGAAGATGAGTTGTGGTCGGCGTATGATGGTAAAGTGCCTGCCGGCAAAATCGTGATCAAAGACCGTATCGCCGACAACATGCTGCAACAACTCCTCACGCGCACCAATGAGTACGACGTGATCGCCACGCTGAATCTGAACGGCGACTACATGAGCGACGCCGCCGCGGCACAGGTGGGCGGCCTGGGTATGGCTCCCGGTGGGAACATTGGCGATGGCGTGGCTTTGTTTGAAGCGACGCATGGCACGGCTCCGAAATATGCCGGCAAAGACATGGTCAACCCCGGCAGTCTCATCCTCAGCGGGGCCATGATGCTCGAATACATGGGCTGGCAGGAAGCCGCCGACCTCGTTATTGACGGTATGACCAAAGCCATCCAGGCCAGGACCGTTACCTACGACCTGCATCGCCAGATGGAAGGGGCCACGAAGGTGAGTACGTCTGGCTTCGCCGACGCCATCATCAGCCATATGTAA
- a CDS encoding DnaD domain protein, which produces MKGFPGFPDGKLRLTVVPNLFFSDLLPIIDNLAELKVTLYAFWALSQKEGKVRYLRLTDFLSDSVLLSGLGANPTTAAQTLMDGIERAIARGTFLHVSIEGADGQIDLYFLNTEKGRSAVEGITRGEWRPGTDDESPITLLVERPNIFVLYEQNIGPLTPLIADELRDAEQTYPPAWFEEAIQLAVENNVRKWRYVLSILERWRQEGKHDGISRRDSAQSLRQQIPDEFKDIIKR; this is translated from the coding sequence ATGAAAGGCTTCCCCGGATTCCCTGACGGCAAACTGCGATTGACAGTTGTGCCCAACCTCTTTTTCAGCGACCTGCTGCCGATTATTGATAATCTGGCGGAGCTGAAGGTAACATTGTACGCTTTTTGGGCGCTATCGCAAAAGGAAGGCAAGGTCCGCTATCTGCGCCTGACGGACTTCCTGAGCGATTCGGTGCTGCTGTCGGGATTAGGCGCCAACCCGACGACGGCGGCGCAAACACTCATGGACGGTATCGAACGCGCCATTGCCCGCGGCACATTTCTGCACGTGAGCATTGAGGGGGCGGATGGGCAGATAGACCTCTATTTCCTGAACACGGAAAAGGGGCGCAGCGCGGTTGAGGGCATCACGCGCGGCGAGTGGCGGCCCGGAACGGATGACGAGAGTCCCATCACCCTGTTGGTGGAACGCCCCAACATTTTCGTCCTCTATGAGCAAAACATCGGTCCGCTGACGCCGCTGATTGCCGATGAACTGCGCGACGCGGAGCAAACGTATCCGCCCGCCTGGTTTGAGGAGGCGATTCAACTGGCGGTGGAGAACAATGTGCGCAAGTGGCGATACGTTTTGAGCATTCTGGAAAGATGGCGTCAGGAAGGGAAACATGATGGAATCAGCCGCCGAGATTCTGCGCAAAGCTTACGACAGCAAATCCCCGATGAATTCAAAGACATCATCAAACGGTAA
- the thiD gene encoding bifunctional hydroxymethylpyrimidine kinase/phosphomethylpyrimidine kinase, translated as MSSSYPLRLLTIGGSDSGGAAGIQADLKTFTALHAYGMSALTVVTAQDSERIAAAHFLPPALVAAQIESVLGDYGADAIKTGFIGQADLVQTIAAALAPYAHIPLLVDPVLVNHRGEAMFPAAVTLAYEMALFPRAALITPNRREAELLSGMAVRHVAEGVAALQHLRAAHPRPWLLKSIPDGPHLVDILHDGQITLFRAPRQTTANTHGSGDTLSAAIINYLAQGQPLPQAIAAAHAFTQQAIRAAAPWRLTRGHGPLLHWSD; from the coding sequence ATGTCCTCATCCTACCCGTTGAGGCTCCTGACTATTGGCGGCTCGGACAGCGGCGGCGCTGCCGGCATTCAAGCCGACCTCAAAACCTTCACCGCCCTGCACGCCTACGGCATGAGCGCCCTCACCGTCGTCACCGCGCAAGACAGCGAACGCATCGCCGCCGCCCACTTCCTCCCGCCTGCGCTCGTCGCCGCCCAGATAGAGAGTGTCCTCGGCGACTACGGCGCCGACGCCATCAAAACAGGCTTCATCGGTCAAGCCGACCTGGTGCAAACCATCGCCGCCGCCCTTGCCCCGTACGCCCACATCCCCCTGCTGGTCGATCCGGTGTTAGTGAATCATCGCGGCGAAGCCATGTTTCCCGCCGCCGTGACCCTGGCGTACGAAATGGCCCTGTTCCCGCGCGCTGCACTGATTACGCCAAACCGGCGGGAGGCGGAACTGTTGAGCGGAATGGCGGTAAGGCATGTCGCAGAAGGGGTGGCCGCCCTTCAACACCTGCGCGCCGCCCACCCTCGCCCCTGGCTCCTCAAAAGCATCCCCGATGGCCCCCACCTCGTGGACATCCTCCACGACGGCCAGATCACCCTCTTTCGCGCCCCGCGCCAAACCACCGCCAACACCCACGGCAGCGGTGACACCCTCAGCGCCGCCATCATCAACTATCTCGCGCAAGGGCAACCGCTGCCCCAGGCCATCGCCGCCGCCCACGCCTTCACCCAACAAGCCATCCGTGCCGCCGCCCCCTGGCGGCTCACCCGCGGCCACGGCCCTTTGCTCCACTGGTCAGACTAA
- a CDS encoding bifunctional nuclease family protein yields MIEVEIDSIRISLISQHRIVMLREVDGQRQLPIWIGPCEADAITIELQDTEISRPMTHDLLKSVIEQLHGRISHILVSELRNQVFYARLVLDVKGEQMEVDCRPSDAIALAVRAKVPIFVGESVLDEVGVLPEPDVSAKEEPTQSGEDTLDAFMDFVDTLDFDDFDE; encoded by the coding sequence ATGATTGAGGTCGAAATTGATAGTATTCGGATAAGCTTAATCTCTCAGCATCGCATCGTCATGTTGCGCGAAGTCGATGGGCAACGCCAATTGCCGATCTGGATCGGCCCGTGCGAGGCTGACGCCATTACCATCGAACTGCAAGACACGGAAATCTCCCGTCCCATGACCCACGATCTCCTCAAGAGCGTCATTGAGCAACTCCACGGCAGAATTTCACACATCCTGGTCAGCGAGCTGCGCAATCAGGTGTTCTACGCCCGCCTGGTTCTGGACGTAAAAGGGGAACAAATGGAGGTCGACTGCCGTCCCTCCGACGCCATCGCCCTGGCGGTGCGCGCCAAAGTACCCATCTTCGTCGGCGAATCCGTCCTGGACGAGGTAGGCGTGCTACCCGAACCCGACGTCAGCGCCAAAGAAGAACCAACCCAATCCGGTGAAGACACACTGGATGCCTTCATGGATTTCGTGGACACTCTGGACTTCGACGACTTCGACGAATAA
- the dnaB gene encoding replicative DNA helicase — protein sequence METIERLPPQSIDAEEAVLGSLLIDPDAIHDVAAFLRPDSFYREQNKWIYEAIVSLYEKREPVDLVTLTERLSKNGQLTEMGGEAYLISLINTVPTSVNAESYGRLVEAAAMRRKLIKAAGSIANLAYDEAEDIEIVIDRAEQTLFAVTEERTTRDLVSVREVARQYLDRIQALSELGQDMIGIPTGFTDLDRILSGLNRSDLIIVAARPGMGKTALQLSIALAAGMRYARRVAIFSMEMSAEQLVQRMIAAETRIDSQRLRRGDLHDQEWPIFFEAVGRLSETSIFIDDTPGVTPAQLRTKCRRLYAEHGLDLILIDYLQLMQSDRFSNNRVQEISDISRGLKNLARELDVPVLAAAQLSRAVEQRQDKHPVLSDLRDSGCLTGDTLITMADTGARIPMRELEGKHGYWVWSLNTMTWKLEKSQVSRSFATGVKDTFRLTTQLGRTLKATANHRFLTISGWKRLDELTPGDHIALPSAELSRLADSDVYWDKISDIVFAGTEEVFDLTVPGNHNFVANDIVVHNSIEQDADIVMFIYRDEYYNPDTTERPNIAEINIAKHRNGPTATIDLYWHNKLATFRNLQRQELNL from the coding sequence ATGGAAACAATCGAAAGATTGCCCCCGCAGAGCATAGACGCCGAAGAAGCCGTCCTGGGTTCGCTCCTCATCGATCCAGACGCCATTCACGATGTTGCCGCCTTCCTCAGGCCGGACTCTTTTTACCGCGAGCAAAACAAGTGGATCTATGAGGCCATCGTCAGCCTGTATGAAAAGCGCGAACCCGTTGACCTGGTCACGCTGACGGAGCGGCTGAGCAAAAACGGCCAACTCACGGAGATGGGCGGGGAAGCCTACCTCATCAGTCTCATCAACACCGTCCCCACGTCGGTCAACGCGGAAAGCTATGGCCGCCTGGTGGAAGCCGCCGCCATGCGCCGCAAGCTGATCAAGGCGGCGGGCAGCATTGCCAACCTGGCTTACGACGAAGCCGAAGACATTGAGATCGTCATCGACCGCGCGGAGCAGACGCTTTTCGCCGTTACCGAGGAGCGCACGACCCGCGACCTCGTGTCCGTGCGCGAAGTTGCCCGCCAATACCTGGACCGCATTCAAGCCCTCTCGGAATTGGGCCAGGACATGATCGGTATCCCCACCGGCTTCACCGACCTGGACCGCATTCTCAGCGGCCTCAACCGCTCCGACCTGATTATCGTGGCCGCACGCCCAGGCATGGGCAAGACCGCGCTGCAACTGAGCATTGCCCTGGCCGCGGGCATGCGTTATGCGCGGCGCGTGGCTATCTTCAGCATGGAAATGAGCGCCGAGCAGTTAGTGCAGCGCATGATCGCCGCGGAGACGCGCATTGACTCGCAGCGACTGCGGCGCGGCGATCTGCACGATCAGGAGTGGCCCATCTTCTTCGAGGCTGTAGGCCGCCTTTCCGAAACCAGTATCTTCATTGACGACACCCCCGGCGTTACGCCGGCGCAACTTCGCACCAAGTGCCGCCGTCTCTACGCTGAACACGGGCTGGATTTGATTCTGATCGATTATTTGCAATTGATGCAGTCGGATCGCTTCTCGAATAACCGCGTACAGGAGATCAGCGACATCTCGCGTGGCTTAAAAAACCTGGCGCGTGAACTGGATGTGCCCGTGCTGGCTGCCGCTCAGTTAAGCCGCGCCGTGGAACAACGCCAGGATAAGCACCCCGTCCTCTCCGATCTACGTGACTCTGGCTGCTTAACTGGTGACACGTTGATTACCATGGCGGATACTGGCGCGCGCATACCCATGCGTGAACTTGAAGGGAAGCATGGCTATTGGGTATGGTCGCTAAATACCATGACCTGGAAGCTGGAAAAGTCCCAGGTCAGCCGCAGCTTTGCCACAGGCGTCAAAGACACTTTCCGCCTGACAACCCAATTAGGGCGGACGCTCAAAGCAACCGCGAATCATCGTTTTCTGACGATTTCGGGGTGGAAACGATTGGATGAATTAACGCCCGGAGATCACATAGCCCTGCCAAGCGCGGAGCTATCCCGTCTGGCGGACAGCGACGTGTACTGGGACAAAATCTCGGACATCGTTTTTGCCGGCACGGAAGAAGTATTCGACCTGACCGTACCCGGCAATCACAACTTCGTGGCAAACGACATTGTTGTTCATAACAGCATTGAGCAGGACGCGGACATCGTCATGTTTATCTATCGGGACGAATACTACAATCCCGACACCACGGAACGCCCCAACATCGCGGAAATCAACATCGCCAAGCACCGCAATGGCCCCACAGCCACGATTGACTTATACTGGCACAATAAGCTGGCGACGTTCCGCAACTTGCAGCGCCAGGAACTAAATCTGTAG